CTTGTTCAGTCTGACTATTTTCCTGCTCTAGGCTTTCCTGGTAACCAAAGTACATCTTTAAAGTTTAAAATCTTATCGTCTTTTATCGCAATTCCTTCCTGTTCGAGTAGCTCCTGCATCAGTGTCGGAGTGGCAAACTGGTGTTTGGCACTGAGCAGACCAACCCTGTTCACTACGCGGTGCGCAGGTACTTTGGGCTTGGCTTTACCGGCATTATTAAGGGCCCATCCTACCATACGGGCGGAAAGGCGGATACCGGCGGCTTCGGCGATGGCGCCATAGGTAGTTACCCTACCTTTAGGCACCAGCCTTACCAATTCAAATACACGGTCGTAGAAAGATACGTCACTTTTCTTGCTCTCCGTTGTGCCTATTGGCAAGGAGGGCGGTTCGTTTGGGTTCCGGTACTTTTTCATATGCGTATGGACAATGTTTACAGCCATTACCGCAGCAGTAACCCCGTTGAAGGTGATAATGTTCAGTGAATACCATGTATCCCTGTTCATTATAGTAAAAATCAATCTTCTCCTTCAACGGCGTCTGCATGAGAAGGCAGTTTTATGGAGCGCCAGTCAAGTGGGGCTTCAGGCAGTCTGAATTTCAGGTACCTGATGGTGCGGCCATCTTCGAGGTGCATTCCTTCGTAGTAAGTACGGATCTGCAGCAGCGGAGGTACTTCGGTCATCGCATAAATGTCCGGAATATCTTCTATTAACGTGCAACCGGCTGCTTCAATTACTTCCTGCGTGAAAGTATATAGTTCGGCGGAGTCTGTCTTAAGATTGATCGTGCCATCTTTTGCCAGTAGTGGCTGGTAAAGTTGCAGGAATTTAGGGTGTGTCAGTCGTTTTTTAGACTTTGAATTGCGGAGGAATGGGTCCGGGAAGGTAATCCATATTTCTGCAATCTCTCCCTGAGCAAAATAATTGCCCAGT
The DNA window shown above is from Chitinophaga agri and carries:
- a CDS encoding MGMT family protein, translated to MAVNIVHTHMKKYRNPNEPPSLPIGTTESKKSDVSFYDRVFELVRLVPKGRVTTYGAIAEAAGIRLSARMVGWALNNAGKAKPKVPAHRVVNRVGLLSAKHQFATPTLMQELLEQEGIAIKDDKILNFKDVLWLPGKPRAGK
- a CDS encoding DUF5522 domain-containing protein; translation: MQTPLKEKIDFYYNEQGYMVFTEHYHLQRGYCCGNGCKHCPYAYEKVPEPKRTALLANRHNGEQEK
- the trmB gene encoding tRNA (guanosine(46)-N7)-methyltransferase TrmB, which encodes MSVGVVSLAQKTRDQCCPASDKSLPYSPGKNIIFAAMGQKKLQRFAEIETFPNVLIYPEGMPGQWHTFFKNDHPLTLELACGKGDYTLGLARRYPERNFLGVDLKGNRIWRGAKTAMEEPLPNAGFLRTQIDKLGNYFAQGEIAEIWITFPDPFLRNSKSKKRLTHPKFLQLYQPLLAKDGTINLKTDSAELYTFTQEVIEAAGCTLIEDIPDIYAMTEVPPLLQIRTYYEGMHLEDGRTIRYLKFRLPEAPLDWRSIKLPSHADAVEGED